Proteins encoded by one window of Dioscorea cayenensis subsp. rotundata cultivar TDr96_F1 chromosome 20, TDr96_F1_v2_PseudoChromosome.rev07_lg8_w22 25.fasta, whole genome shotgun sequence:
- the LOC120251926 gene encoding syntaxin-61-like: protein MTPAQDPFYIVKEEIQESIDKLQATFHQWGETPSNTGEWVHLSKELVTSCESIEWQVDELDKTVAVAARDPAWYGLDVQELDKRKRWTKTAHTQVDTIRKTLEAGREKSSVIGSSYNGGRRELMRLPNDSASQTGTSHPYHDNEEFITSESDRQMLLIKQQDEELDELSASVQRIGGVGLTIHEELIGQEKILDELSLEMETASNRLDFVQKRVAMVMKKAGAKGQFMMIAFLLVLFIILFVLVFFT from the exons ATGACTCCAGCTCAAGATCCATTTTATATTGTCAAGGAGGAGATTCAAGAATCT ATTGATAAGTTACAAGCTACTTTTCATCAATGGGGAGAAACTCCTTCAAATACTGGGGAATGGGTTCATTTAAGCAAAGAGCTGGTTACCAGCTGTGAAAGCATTGAGTGGCAG GTAGATGAGCTGGATAAGACAGTTGCTGTAGCGGCAAGAGATCCAGCGTGGTATGGCCTTGATGTGCAGGAGCTAGATAAAAGGAAGAGGTGGACCAAAACTGCTCATACACAG GTTGATACAATAAGGAAAACTCTAGAAGCTGGGAGGGAGAAGAGCAGTGTAATTGGTTCTAGTTACAATGGCGGACGCCGGGAGTTGATGCGCCTTCCAAATGATAGTGCTTCTCAGACAGGCACATCACACCCTTATCATGACAATGAGGAGTTTATCACTTCTGAATCAGATCGGCAGATGCTCCTTATAAA ACAACAAGATGAGGAATTGGATGAACTTAGTGCAAGTGTTCAACGAATAGGAGGCGTAGGACTCACAATACATGAAGAGCTCATTGGACAA GAGAAGATTTTGGACGAATTGAGCTTGGAGATGGAAACTGCCTCAAATCGGCTTGACTTCGTTCAG aAAAGAGTTGCTATGGTTATGAAGAAGGCGGGCGCAAAGGGACAATTCATGATGATAGCATTCTTGTTGGTCCTTTTTATCatcctttttgttttggttttcttcaCATGA